In Lepisosteus oculatus isolate fLepOcu1 chromosome 17, fLepOcu1.hap2, whole genome shotgun sequence, a genomic segment contains:
- the mpc1 gene encoding mitochondrial pyruvate carrier 1, with amino-acid sequence MAGVLARKAVDHLRSKEFRDYLTSTHFWGPVANWGLPIAAITDMKKSPEIISGRMTFALCCYSLLFMRFAYKVQPRNWLLFACHITNETAQLIQAGRLIKYKMEKKQAS; translated from the exons ATGGCTGGTGTTTTGGCTCGCAAAGCGGTTGATCACCTACGGAGCAAGGAGTTCAGGGATTACTTGACGAG TACT CACTTCTGGGGACCTGTGGCTAACTGGGGGCTTCCCATTGCTGCCATCACTGACATGAAGAAAAGCCCAGAGATTATCAGTGGCAGGATGACCTTCG CTCTTTGCTGTTACTCCCTCCTGTTCATGAGATTTGCCTACAAAGTGCAGCCCAGGAATTGGTTACTGTTTGCCTGCCACATCACAAATGAGACTGCTCAGCTCATTCAGGCCGGGAGACTAATTAAATACAA aatgGAGAAGAAACAGGCCAGTTAG